From Vibrio splendidus, a single genomic window includes:
- the recN gene encoding DNA repair protein RecN translates to MLAHLSVNNFAIVKSLQLELSKGMTTITGETGAGKSIAIDALGLCLGGRSDAGMVRQGEDKTEVSAAFLLENNLHATRWLEDNELLDGGECILRRTISKEGRSRAFINGSPVPLSQLKSLGQLLINIHGQHAHHQLMKSDYQMAMLDQYAGHLNLLKSTRNAYQSWRQADNHLKELRENSQQNQAQKQLLEYQIKELNELSIGEEEYEDLEQEHKRLSNSGELATTCQQAIELIYEGEEVNALGILQSANNSLIQLAELDERLAELPSLLSEAIIQIEETNNELRTYLDSIDVDPGRMAYVEERFSKVMSMSRKHHVLPEELYKHHQDLLQQVEALDCSDEKLEELANEVENQYQSFVAKSEKLHKSRTRYAKELNKLITQSMHELSMEKAQFAIEVNNTNTHPSPLGMDNVTFIVSTNPGQPMQPIAKVASGGELSRISLAIQVITAQKVDTPSLIFDEVDVGISGPTAAVVGKMLRKLGESTQVMCVTHLPQVAGCGHQQLFVAKNTKSGKTETQMHTLDEQQRVSELARLLGGSQITESTLANAKELLIAA, encoded by the coding sequence ATGCTGGCTCATTTAAGTGTTAATAATTTCGCTATTGTTAAGTCTTTACAGCTAGAACTCTCTAAAGGCATGACAACAATCACCGGTGAAACGGGTGCGGGTAAATCTATCGCTATCGATGCTTTAGGCTTATGTCTTGGGGGAAGATCTGATGCAGGAATGGTAAGACAAGGAGAAGATAAAACCGAAGTCAGTGCCGCTTTTTTACTTGAGAACAATCTGCACGCTACCCGCTGGTTAGAAGACAATGAACTGCTTGATGGCGGTGAATGCATCCTACGCAGAACCATCTCCAAAGAAGGTCGCTCTCGTGCATTCATCAACGGCAGTCCTGTCCCTCTTTCACAATTGAAATCACTAGGGCAGCTGTTGATCAACATTCATGGCCAACACGCGCACCATCAGTTGATGAAAAGCGATTACCAAATGGCCATGCTTGATCAATACGCAGGTCACTTGAACCTATTGAAGTCGACACGTAACGCTTACCAATCATGGCGACAAGCCGATAACCACTTAAAAGAGTTACGTGAAAATAGCCAGCAAAACCAAGCTCAAAAACAACTTCTTGAATACCAAATCAAAGAGTTAAATGAGCTGTCTATTGGGGAGGAAGAATATGAAGACCTCGAACAAGAGCATAAGCGCCTCTCCAATAGCGGAGAATTGGCCACAACCTGTCAGCAAGCTATCGAGCTTATTTATGAAGGCGAAGAAGTTAATGCGCTTGGTATTCTGCAATCGGCCAATAACTCCCTGATTCAGTTAGCTGAGCTTGATGAAAGATTGGCTGAATTGCCGAGCTTACTGTCTGAAGCCATTATTCAGATTGAAGAGACCAATAACGAATTAAGAACCTACCTAGACAGCATTGATGTCGATCCAGGTCGTATGGCTTACGTTGAAGAGCGTTTCTCTAAAGTGATGTCGATGTCTCGTAAGCACCACGTATTACCAGAAGAGCTTTATAAGCACCATCAAGACTTATTACAACAAGTTGAAGCGCTGGATTGCTCTGATGAAAAATTGGAAGAATTAGCAAACGAGGTAGAAAACCAATACCAATCGTTCGTTGCTAAATCAGAGAAGCTTCATAAATCTCGAACTCGTTACGCAAAAGAACTCAACAAGCTGATCACGCAAAGCATGCACGAACTGAGCATGGAAAAAGCGCAGTTTGCCATTGAAGTGAACAACACCAACACACACCCTTCTCCATTGGGTATGGATAACGTAACCTTCATTGTTTCGACCAACCCAGGCCAACCAATGCAGCCAATTGCTAAAGTAGCCTCTGGTGGTGAGTTATCACGAATCTCACTGGCGATTCAGGTGATCACAGCGCAAAAAGTGGATACACCAAGCCTGATTTTCGATGAAGTCGATGTGGGTATCAGTGGGCCAACCGCTGCGGTTGTCGGAAAAATGCTGCGTAAGCTGGGCGAATCTACGCAGGTAATGTGTGTAACTCACTTACCTCAAGTTGCCGGTTGCGGTCACCAACAGCTGTTTGTAGCGAAGAACACGAAATCAGGTAAAACTGAGACTCAAATGCACACGCTTGATGAGCAACAACGCGTCTCAGAGCTTGCTCGACTGCTTGGTGGCAGCCAAATTACCGAATCGACACTTGCCAATGCAAAAGAGTTATTAATCGCAGCTTAG
- a CDS encoding SRPBCC family protein, protein MPKVTRSALVSFSADQMFSLVNDVARYHEFLPGCSGSRVIESSDSTMVASVDVSKAGISKTFTTSNRLADGAEILMELVDGPFKKLQGGWYFTPLDEQACKVELKLEFEFSSRMIEMAFGKVFNELTSNMVSAFTQRAKQVY, encoded by the coding sequence ATGCCAAAGGTTACTCGTTCAGCATTAGTGTCGTTTAGTGCCGACCAGATGTTCAGCTTGGTCAATGATGTTGCTCGTTATCACGAGTTTTTGCCAGGGTGTTCTGGTTCACGTGTGATCGAATCTTCAGATTCAACTATGGTGGCTTCGGTTGATGTCTCTAAAGCTGGTATCAGCAAAACATTTACCACATCGAACCGCTTAGCGGATGGTGCTGAGATCTTGATGGAGCTGGTGGACGGCCCATTCAAAAAGCTGCAGGGTGGTTGGTACTTTACTCCGCTCGATGAGCAAGCGTGTAAGGTTGAGCTTAAGTTAGAGTTTGAATTCTCTAGCCGAATGATCGAAATGGCATTTGGTAAGGTTTTCAATGAGCTGACGAGCAATATGGTCAGTGCTTTTACTCAACGCGCGAAACAGGTTTATTAA
- a CDS encoding polysaccharide lyase family 7 protein gives MKLSYLSLLTASLLAAPALASNHDIGQQFNLDPAKAPAQNFDLSKWKINLPELTTEGSRKGKTLEIGKKELSNVDTPYVHPKWFYTDAESGAMVFVAPNTAPTTPNSKNTRSELRAMLADSYSAPSNNFAISSHKNAEEFGSIGGQMTATLSVDQVSTSGNYKKTGAFSVVIGQIHGSDNEPLKIVYRKLPEHEHGSLTWNYELNPPTEMKNAKDENGKKLRKDIRHDVFGQYNLKKGSSDPTDGIKLGEVFSYDVNIKDNIMHLTFTKNPNSADPIVKTYDVDLAKGKYQGHDIDLGYGQDWMYFKAGAYNQCNTKKSSSACEWRGMEAGDYTQASFYQLVLNQ, from the coding sequence ATGAAGCTGTCTTACCTTAGCCTACTGACTGCCAGCCTTTTAGCCGCTCCCGCTCTTGCTTCGAATCACGATATTGGTCAACAGTTCAATCTTGACCCTGCAAAAGCACCAGCACAAAACTTCGATTTATCTAAATGGAAAATTAACTTACCGGAGCTGACGACTGAAGGGTCTAGAAAAGGTAAAACGCTGGAGATTGGAAAAAAGGAACTGTCGAATGTAGACACGCCTTACGTTCACCCTAAATGGTTCTACACGGATGCTGAATCTGGTGCGATGGTGTTTGTGGCTCCGAATACAGCTCCAACGACGCCAAACAGTAAAAACACGCGTAGTGAGCTAAGAGCTATGCTAGCGGATAGCTACTCTGCGCCGAGCAACAACTTCGCGATTTCAAGCCATAAGAACGCGGAAGAGTTTGGCTCTATCGGTGGGCAGATGACGGCAACACTTTCTGTTGATCAGGTGAGCACCAGCGGTAACTATAAGAAAACCGGTGCATTCTCTGTGGTTATTGGTCAAATCCACGGCTCGGATAATGAACCTCTGAAAATTGTTTACCGTAAACTACCGGAGCATGAGCATGGTTCGTTAACGTGGAACTATGAATTAAACCCGCCGACAGAGATGAAAAATGCGAAGGATGAAAACGGTAAGAAGCTTCGTAAAGACATTCGCCATGATGTATTTGGTCAATACAATCTGAAAAAAGGCAGCTCTGATCCTACTGATGGCATAAAGCTAGGTGAAGTGTTCTCATATGATGTGAATATCAAAGATAACATCATGCACTTAACCTTTACTAAAAATCCAAACTCAGCCGATCCTATTGTGAAGACGTATGATGTTGACTTGGCAAAAGGTAAATATCAGGGACACGATATCGATCTTGGTTACGGTCAAGACTGGATGTACTTCAAAGCGGGTGCGTATAACCAGTGTAATACTAAGAAGTCGAGTTCTGCCTGTGAGTGGCGTGGTATGGAAGCGGGTGACTACACCCAAGCAAGCTTCTACCAGTTAGTTCTTAATCAATAA
- the grpE gene encoding nucleotide exchange factor GrpE: protein MSNEENKVTEEELDQIIAEAEKVEEAELNEDAADEQESKIAQLEAALLSSESKVKEQQDSVLRAKAEVENMRRRTEQEVDKARKYALNKFAEGLLPVIDNLERAVQAADAENEAVKPILEGVELTHKTFVDTVAKFGLTEINPEGEAFNPEFHQAMSIQESPDHESNTVMFVMQKGYELNGRVIRPAMVMVAK from the coding sequence ATGAGCAACGAAGAAAACAAAGTAACCGAAGAAGAGCTAGATCAGATCATTGCTGAAGCTGAGAAAGTTGAAGAAGCTGAACTGAATGAAGACGCGGCTGATGAGCAGGAATCAAAAATTGCTCAACTAGAAGCCGCACTGCTTTCTAGTGAGTCTAAAGTGAAAGAGCAGCAAGATTCTGTTCTTCGCGCAAAGGCTGAAGTTGAGAATATGCGTCGTCGTACTGAGCAAGAAGTGGATAAAGCACGTAAATACGCGCTAAACAAATTCGCTGAAGGCCTACTACCTGTTATCGATAACCTAGAGCGTGCAGTACAAGCTGCAGATGCTGAGAACGAAGCGGTTAAGCCGATTCTTGAAGGTGTTGAGCTAACCCACAAAACGTTCGTAGATACAGTGGCTAAATTTGGTCTTACCGAGATCAACCCTGAAGGTGAAGCATTCAACCCTGAATTCCACCAAGCAATGTCGATTCAAGAAAGCCCAGACCACGAGTCAAACACTGTGATGTTTGTTATGCAGAAAGGCTACGAGCTTAACGGCCGTGTTATTCGCCCTGCAATGGTAATGGTTGCTAAGTAA
- the bamE gene encoding outer membrane protein assembly factor BamE, translating into MRIKKWLVAVPLALTMLTGCSLLEKLVYRIDINQGNYVEQEAVNQLKFGMTKTQVRYVMGSPMLIENGYPDTWYYIYHHQKGHEDPIQKNLVVNFDATGTLVTINGDFEASDEFFESLR; encoded by the coding sequence ATGCGAATTAAAAAGTGGTTAGTTGCAGTTCCACTTGCACTAACAATGTTGACCGGTTGCTCTCTACTAGAGAAGTTGGTTTATCGAATTGACATCAATCAGGGTAACTATGTTGAACAAGAAGCTGTCAATCAGCTCAAGTTTGGCATGACAAAAACACAAGTTCGTTACGTTATGGGCTCACCAATGCTTATCGAAAACGGCTACCCAGATACGTGGTATTACATTTACCACCACCAAAAAGGCCATGAAGACCCTATTCAGAAAAACCTAGTCGTTAACTTTGATGCCACAGGTACTCTAGTAACGATCAACGGTGATTTTGAAGCCAGTGATGAGTTCTTCGAAAGCCTTCGCTAG
- the nadK gene encoding NAD(+) kinase produces the protein MKKPFEVIAIIGKPRDQQAIQTHRELYQWLSTEGYQVFVDDRLSSILDDIPQEHFSSLIELGKRADLAIVVGGDGNMLGAARILSRFDISVIGVNRGNLGFLTDLNPENFQTSLTDVLKGEFMEEERFLLETEIHRHGQIKSHNAALNEAVLHPGQVAHMIEFEVYIDNSFAFSQRSDGLIVSTPTGSTAYSLSGGGPILSSSLNAISLVPMFPHTLSSRPLVVDGKRRIKLIVSPDNRGTQEVSCDGQISLPVSPGDEIHIYQSPNVLKLIHPKDYNYYHVLRNKLGWSSKLF, from the coding sequence ATGAAAAAGCCATTTGAAGTCATCGCAATTATTGGTAAACCTCGAGATCAGCAAGCAATTCAGACTCATAGAGAGCTCTATCAGTGGTTAAGTACTGAGGGTTATCAAGTGTTTGTTGATGATAGGCTCTCCAGCATTTTGGATGATATCCCACAAGAACATTTTTCTAGCCTGATTGAATTAGGTAAACGTGCCGATCTCGCGATTGTAGTGGGTGGTGATGGAAATATGCTCGGTGCCGCTCGTATTTTGTCGCGTTTCGACATTTCAGTCATCGGTGTTAACCGAGGCAATTTAGGTTTTCTGACAGACCTGAACCCTGAAAACTTCCAAACCTCACTCACCGATGTACTTAAAGGTGAGTTTATGGAAGAAGAGCGATTCCTACTCGAAACAGAGATACATCGTCACGGCCAAATAAAAAGCCACAACGCGGCACTCAATGAAGCCGTACTTCACCCAGGTCAAGTCGCGCACATGATCGAGTTTGAGGTGTATATCGATAACAGCTTCGCCTTCTCACAGCGTTCTGATGGCTTGATCGTCTCAACACCGACAGGTTCTACCGCCTACTCGCTTTCTGGCGGCGGCCCTATCCTGTCATCAAGCCTAAATGCTATCTCACTAGTGCCAATGTTCCCGCACACTCTTTCAAGCCGCCCACTGGTGGTGGATGGAAAACGTCGTATCAAGCTGATCGTATCGCCTGATAACCGCGGTACTCAGGAAGTCAGCTGCGATGGCCAAATCTCGCTACCGGTTTCCCCTGGCGATGAAATCCACATTTACCAAAGCCCGAATGTACTTAAGTTGATTCACCCTAAAGACTACAACTACTACCATGTTCTACGTAACAAACTAGGCTGGTCGAGTAAGCTGTTCTAA
- a CDS encoding dicarboxylate/amino acid:cation symporter produces MDKSLSSKIFVGLFAGLIIGTAIQYLFSGIAIFDTYLLGAAEGAGGMFVSLIKLLVVPLVYVSIVCGIVELKDIRSFGRLGGKTFGLYIINTIIAISAALTIGLIFQPGAGANLAGTVSETIALTTTETPDIFSLVVNIVPSNPVEAFASGDMLQIIFMAILTGLAIQALDSRGGPAIKTFKMANEIMMKLIGLVMSLAPYGVFALMIQLGATLDANTLMSVAGYVALVVAMLVFWIFFFYPMMVGSFTGISPKQFLRATREQILFSLSTASSNATIPVTMRTLTDKLNVSKSVAGFGVPLGATMNMSGVSIYIALATMFVANAFGQPINTADIFTLGLTILLLSIGAGGVPGGGVVMVGVLLHQLGLPPEGLAIVAAVDRICDMFCTSSNVVGDTAVNTIVAKSENEIGVEANEEAELKKAEA; encoded by the coding sequence ATGGACAAATCGCTCTCAAGTAAGATTTTTGTAGGCTTGTTTGCCGGCCTTATTATTGGTACTGCTATTCAGTACCTATTCAGCGGCATTGCTATTTTTGATACGTACCTACTCGGCGCTGCTGAAGGTGCTGGTGGTATGTTCGTATCACTTATCAAGTTGCTTGTAGTACCTCTTGTATACGTATCTATTGTTTGCGGTATCGTTGAGCTAAAAGATATTCGTTCATTCGGTCGTCTTGGTGGTAAAACCTTTGGTCTTTACATTATTAACACCATCATCGCGATTTCTGCAGCGCTAACGATTGGTCTTATTTTCCAACCGGGTGCTGGTGCGAATCTAGCGGGTACAGTTTCTGAGACAATTGCGCTTACAACAACTGAAACGCCAGATATCTTCTCTCTTGTTGTAAACATCGTTCCTAGCAACCCTGTAGAAGCGTTTGCAAGTGGCGACATGCTACAAATCATCTTCATGGCTATTCTGACTGGTCTTGCTATCCAAGCTCTTGATTCTCGTGGTGGCCCAGCTATCAAGACATTCAAGATGGCTAACGAAATCATGATGAAGCTTATCGGCCTAGTAATGAGCCTTGCGCCATACGGTGTATTTGCTCTGATGATTCAACTAGGTGCAACACTTGATGCAAACACGCTAATGTCAGTTGCTGGCTATGTAGCGCTTGTTGTAGCGATGCTTGTGTTCTGGATCTTCTTCTTCTACCCAATGATGGTTGGTTCATTCACTGGTATTTCTCCAAAGCAGTTCCTACGTGCAACTCGTGAGCAAATCCTTTTTTCACTATCGACTGCAAGTTCGAACGCGACGATTCCAGTAACAATGCGTACTTTAACGGACAAACTGAACGTATCTAAGTCAGTGGCAGGTTTCGGTGTACCACTAGGTGCAACAATGAACATGTCTGGTGTATCTATCTACATCGCACTAGCAACTATGTTCGTAGCAAACGCATTCGGTCAGCCAATCAACACTGCTGACATCTTCACTCTAGGTCTAACTATCCTGCTACTGTCTATCGGTGCTGGTGGTGTTCCTGGTGGTGGTGTTGTAATGGTCGGTGTTCTATTGCACCAACTAGGTTTGCCACCAGAAGGTCTAGCGATTGTTGCTGCTGTTGACCGTATCTGTGACATGTTCTGTACTTCTTCTAACGTTGTTGGTGATACTGCGGTTAACACTATCGTAGCGAAATCTGAAAACGAAATTGGCGTTGAAGCTAACGAAGAAGCTGAGCTAAAGAAAGCAGAAGCATAA
- the dnaK gene encoding molecular chaperone DnaK — MGRIIGIDLGTTNSCVAVLDGDKPRVLENAEGERTTASVIAYTEGETLVGQPAKRQAVTNPQNTLYAIKRLIGRRFEDEEVQRDIEIMPFNIVKADNGDAWVEAQGQKMAAPQVSAEVLKKMKKTAEDFLGEEVTGAVVTVPAYFNDAQRQATKDAGRIAGLDVKRIINEPTAAALAYGLDKQGGDRTIAVYDLGGGTFDISIIEIDEVEGEKTFEVLSTNGDTHLGGEDFDNRMINYLVDEFKKEQGINLKSDPLAMQRVKEAAEKAKIELSSTTQTDVNLPYVTADATGPKHMNIKVTRAKLESLVEDLVQRSLEPLKVALADADLSVGEITDVILVGGQTRMPMVQAKVTEFFGKEPRKDVNPDEAVAMGAAVQGGVLAGEVKDVLLLDVTPLSFGIETMGGVMTKLIEKNTTIPTKADQVFSTAEDNQSAVTIHVLQGERKQATYNKSLGQFNLEGIQPAPRGMPQVEVTFDLDADGILNVSAKDKATGKEQKITIQASGGLSEEEIEAMVQEAEANKEADKKFEELVTARNQADQMIHGTKKQVEEAGEALPADEKAKIEAAIEALESVKSGDDKEAIDAKVQELMQAAQKLMEIAQQKAQAEQAGADAGEQPKQDDDVVDAEFEEVKDDKK, encoded by the coding sequence ATGGGTCGAATCATTGGTATTGATTTAGGTACTACTAACTCTTGTGTTGCTGTTCTTGACGGTGACAAACCACGCGTATTAGAAAATGCTGAAGGCGAACGCACAACAGCATCGGTAATCGCATACACTGAAGGCGAGACGCTAGTTGGTCAACCTGCGAAACGTCAAGCAGTTACTAACCCTCAAAACACGCTATACGCGATTAAGCGTCTAATCGGTCGTCGTTTTGAAGATGAAGAAGTTCAACGCGATATCGAAATCATGCCTTTTAACATTGTTAAAGCTGATAACGGTGATGCATGGGTTGAAGCGCAAGGCCAAAAAATGGCTGCTCCTCAAGTATCTGCTGAAGTTCTTAAGAAAATGAAGAAAACAGCTGAAGACTTCCTAGGCGAAGAAGTAACTGGCGCAGTTGTTACTGTTCCTGCTTACTTCAACGATGCTCAACGTCAAGCAACGAAAGATGCTGGCCGTATCGCTGGTCTAGATGTTAAACGTATCATCAACGAACCAACTGCTGCTGCTCTGGCTTACGGCCTAGACAAGCAAGGTGGTGATCGCACTATCGCTGTATACGACCTTGGTGGTGGTACATTCGATATCTCTATCATCGAGATCGATGAAGTAGAAGGCGAGAAGACTTTCGAAGTTCTTTCAACTAACGGTGACACTCACCTTGGTGGTGAAGATTTCGATAACCGCATGATCAACTACCTAGTAGATGAGTTCAAGAAAGAGCAAGGTATCAACCTTAAATCTGATCCACTAGCAATGCAGCGTGTTAAAGAAGCAGCAGAAAAAGCGAAAATCGAGCTTTCTTCTACTACTCAAACTGACGTAAACCTACCTTACGTTACTGCTGATGCGACTGGTCCTAAGCACATGAACATCAAAGTGACTCGTGCGAAGCTTGAGTCTCTAGTTGAAGACCTAGTTCAACGTTCTCTTGAGCCACTAAAAGTTGCTCTAGCAGATGCTGATCTATCTGTAGGTGAAATCACTGACGTTATCCTAGTTGGTGGTCAAACTCGTATGCCTATGGTTCAAGCTAAAGTAACTGAATTCTTCGGTAAAGAGCCACGTAAAGACGTGAACCCTGACGAAGCTGTTGCAATGGGTGCTGCTGTTCAAGGTGGTGTATTAGCTGGTGAAGTTAAAGACGTTCTTCTTCTAGACGTTACTCCTCTATCTTTCGGTATCGAAACGATGGGCGGCGTAATGACTAAGCTTATCGAGAAAAACACAACTATCCCTACTAAAGCGGATCAAGTGTTCTCTACAGCTGAAGACAACCAAAGCGCAGTAACTATCCACGTTCTTCAAGGTGAACGTAAGCAAGCGACTTACAACAAGTCTCTTGGTCAGTTCAACCTAGAAGGTATCCAACCAGCACCACGTGGCATGCCACAAGTTGAAGTAACATTCGACCTAGATGCTGATGGTATCCTGAACGTATCTGCTAAAGATAAAGCAACGGGTAAAGAGCAGAAGATCACTATCCAAGCATCAGGCGGTTTGTCTGAGGAAGAGATCGAAGCAATGGTTCAAGAAGCAGAAGCTAACAAAGAAGCTGATAAAAAGTTCGAAGAGCTAGTAACTGCACGTAACCAAGCTGACCAAATGATTCACGGCACTAAGAAGCAAGTAGAAGAAGCTGGTGAAGCTCTACCTGCAGACGAGAAAGCTAAAATCGAAGCAGCTATCGAAGCTCTAGAATCAGTTAAGTCTGGTGACGACAAAGAAGCTATCGACGCTAAAGTTCAAGAACTTATGCAAGCAGCTCAAAAGCTAATGGAAATTGCTCAACAGAAAGCTCAAGCTGAACAA
- a CDS encoding RnfH family protein encodes MTIESDMIHVEVVFALPHEQRVFTLVVNKNATVEEIIAQSGVLELYPEIDLAKNKVGVFSRNVKLDATVRDKDRIEIYRALLADPKEIRRKRAEQAKAAAAKS; translated from the coding sequence ATGACTATTGAATCGGATATGATCCATGTAGAGGTTGTGTTTGCGCTTCCGCACGAGCAGCGTGTGTTTACCTTGGTGGTGAACAAAAACGCGACTGTGGAAGAGATTATTGCACAGTCTGGTGTTTTGGAACTGTATCCAGAAATCGACTTAGCGAAAAATAAGGTTGGCGTGTTTAGCCGCAATGTTAAGCTTGATGCGACGGTTCGCGATAAAGATCGTATCGAAATCTACCGAGCACTGTTAGCTGATCCAAAAGAGATTCGCCGTAAGCGTGCTGAGCAAGCGAAAGCAGCAGCTGCTAAATCCTAA